The sequence below is a genomic window from Streptosporangium lutulentum.
ATCCGTCGCACCGCTGAAGACTCCACCGAACAGGCCGACCAGGCCGAACAGCGCGGAGAGCCCGAGGGCGCCCACGGCCACGTGGACCATGAGGCTGAACCGCGCGATCACCGGACCCAGGTTCCCGGCCAGCAGCACACCGCCGACGAGCAGCGCCGTCACCACCGGTGAGGCGAGGTCGCCCACGGATCCCAGCGCGCGCAGAGCGAATGGCAGGTCGCCGAACAGCAGCCGTTCGATGCCGACGAGGACGCCCAGAGACGCGACGGCGACCATGAGCCATGCGGCCGCTTCTCGAAGCCGGCCTTCCTCGACATTGATCACAACTACCCCCATAGGGTCTTTAGGTAAACCCGGGCCAGTTTTGCACATGGCCGACTTTGGTGTCGGTGGTCTCAAGAAGCCCACCAATCTCACAAGTACTACATTTAACCCTAATACCCCATATTTCGGACATTGGGCTTGGCGGTCCTGCCAGCACGGACGGTCCTCATAACGATCATGAAAAGACTGCTCCCGCCCCCCTTGGCGGACCCTTCGAACGGCCCGGCCCACCAAATGGAAGACTGGACGGCATGCGCATTGTGTCCCTCGCCGGCGGAATCGGAGGAGCTCGTTTCCTCCGCGGCCTCCTCACCGCGGCTCCCAGCTCGGAGATCACCGTAATCGGTAACACCGGTGACGACATCAGCCTCTACGGCCTGCGTGTCTGCCCCGACCTGGACACCGTGATGTACACCCTGGGTGGCGGCATCAACGAGGAACAGGGCTGGGGAAGACAGAAGGAGTCGCACGTCGTCAAGGAGGAACTGGCGGCCTACGGCGTCGAACCGCAGTGGTTCGGCCTGGGCGACCGCGACTTCGCCACCCACATCGTGCGCACCCAGATGCTCGACGCCGGATATCCGCTCTCGGCGGTCACCGAGGCGCTGTGCGCGCGCTGGGAGCCGGGGGTGCGGCTGATCCCGATGAGCGACGACCGGACCGAGACCCACGTGGTCATCTCCGACGAGCAGGGCCGGCGGGCCGTCCACTTCCAGGAGTGGTGGGTACGGCTGCGCGCCTCGGTCCCGGCCGAGCAGATCATCCTGGTCGGCGCGGACGAGGCCAAGCCCGCCCCCGGGGTGCTCCAGGCCATCGCCGACGCCGACCTGGTGATCCTGCCCCCGTCCAACCCCGTCGTCAGCATCGGGACGATCCTGCAGATCAAGGGCATTCGCGAGGCGCTCGACGCCAAGACGGTCGTCGGGGTCTCCCCCATCATCGGCGGCGCCCCCGTCCGGGGCATGGCCGACGCCTGCCTCACCGCGATCGGCGTGGAGACCACCGCCCAGGCGGTTCTGGACCTGTACGGCTCGCCGCTGATCGACGGCTGGCTCGTCGCGGAGGAGGACGCCGGGGTCGGCCTCGACGGCGTCAGCGTCGAGGCCCGTCCCCTGATCATGCACGACGTCGAGTCCGCCGCGGCCATCGCCCGGGCCGCCCTCGACCTGGCCACACGGATCGCGGCCCGGCGGGGCGCCGCGACGCAGGACGGGGACGCACGGTGAGCAGGATCAGGCGCGGGCAGGACGGCCCGTCCGACATGAGAGTGGAGATCTTCCCGATCTCCGGGATTCCCGAGGTCAGGGAGGGTGACGACGTCGGCGAACTGATCGTCGCGGCGATGCCGGGCCTGCGCGACGGCGACATCCTGGTGGTCACCTCCAAGATCTCCAGCAAGGCCGAGGGCCGGACCCGCAGGGGCGTCGACCGCACCGAGGCGATCGCCGCCGAGACCGAGCGGGTGGTCGCCCGCCGGGGCGAGACGGTGATCGCGCAGACCGCGCACGGGTTCGTCATGGCCGCGGCCGGGGTGGACGCCTCCAACACCGAGCCCGGCACCGTCGTGCTGCTGCCCGTCGACCCCGACGCCTCCGCCGTGGCCGTCCGGGCCCGCATCCGGGAACGGCTCGGCGTGTCGGTCGGCGTGATCATCTCCGACACGTTCGGCCGCACCTGGCGCAACGGCCAGACCGACATGGCCGTCGGCATCGCGGGGGTGACCCCCGCGCTCGACTACCGGGGCCTGTCCGACGACCACGGCAACGCGCTGGAGGTCACCCTGACCGCCGTCGCCGACGAGTTCGCCGCTGCGGGAGACCTGGTCAAGGGCAAGCTCGCGCAGACCCCGGTGGCCGTGATCAGGGGCATGACGGAGTACACCACCGAGGAGGACGGGCCGGGTGTCCGCGAACTGGTCCGCCCGTCCGAGGACGACATGTTCCGGTACGGCTCACGCGACGTGGTCTTCGCCCGCAGGACCATCCGCGAGTTCTCCGGCGAGCCGGTGGACGGCGCCTCGGTCCGCCGGGCGGTGGACGCCGCGATAGCCGCGCCCGCCCCGCACCACACGACCCCGTGGCGGTTCGTCCTGCTGGAGTCGCCCGGGATTCGCGAGAAGCTGCTCGACGCCATGCGCGAGGCGTGGATCGCCGACCTGCGCGGCGACGGTTTCTCCGAGGAGTCGATCGCCAAGCGGGTCAAGCGCGGCGAGGTGCTGCGCGCGGCGCCGTACATCGCGGTGCCCTGCCTGGTCATGGAGGGCTCGCACACCTACCGCGATGACCGGCGCAACGCGAGCGAGCGGGAGATGTTCGTGGTCGCGGCCGGCGCCGGGGTGCAGAACTTCCTGGTCCAGCTCGCGATGGAGGGCCTGGGCTCGGCCTGGGTGTCGTCCACCATGTTCTGCCGCGACGTGGTCCGCGAGGTCCTCGACCTGCCCCTCGGCTGGGATCCGATGGGCGCCGTGGCGATCGGCCACCCGGCCGCCCCGCCCCGCGACCGCCCGCCTCGGAGGGCGGCCGACTTCATCGTCGTCCGCTGAGAGCCGTCCCGCGGCCGGGGTCTCATCCGAACCGGATCGCGTTCGCGACCACCGCGAACAGGATCAGCGCCCCCAGACCGATCATGATCATGCTCCGGACCGCCGCCCACGCCGCCGATCTCGCGCCCGGGATCTTCGCCGCCGCGTCCGCCGCCGCCTTGACCGCCTTTCCCCATCCCGCCCACGTGTCCATCGTCCGCTGGAAGCGCCGCCCGACAGCAAAAAGGATCACCGCGATCACCACGAGAACCACGATCCGGCCGTCCGAGCCGTCCATCGACACGCTCCTACCTAGGGGGAAGCAGGATTTCGTGACTAAGAGTATGTCATTGACTACTCAAATGAACGGAGAATGCCTCTCCTCGCCTCGTTGAGGACATCGGGCTCGTGGTCGCCGCCGGACCGTTCGCTGTACTCGCCGCATTCGGCTGTATTCGACGGTGGCCGGTCCGGCGCACACGTCGCCTGCCGTGAAACGACGAACGGCCCGGCGGAATTCATAGACGTGCGGTGACACGGCATGGGCGGCGGCTCTCCGAGCCGCCGCCCATGGGCCGGTTGTCGATATCGCCGCTCAGTTGTTGACGCCGGCGCCGCTGCCGCCCTGCCCGCCGCTGGCGGGGCTGGTGTCGTCGGTGATGCCGATGCCGCTGCCCGTGCTCGTTCCCGCTCCCGTGCCACCGCTACCACCACCGCCGTGACCGTGGCCGTGGCCGGCGCCGCGGCGTTGACGGCACCTGTCGGGGTTCTTGTGCTTGCTGCAGGGCTTCTGGAGGGCGGTGAGGGTGGAGGTCGTGGAGGTGGTCCGGGCCACGGTGTCGGCGCTGGCGAACGAGGCCGGCATCGTCACGGGTGCGATGAGAGCGGACGCCACCATCGTTCCGGCGGCGAGAGCGTTCCTGACTTTGATCATGATGGATCACTCCATGTCAAACCAGTTCACGCCTGGGCGATACCCGGGCTGACGGGACGCCGAATCGGTGTCGAAAACAATGGACGGAACAGAAACGACGGAGACGACACCGACGCGGCGCAGAACCTGAATCCCACGGTATTGGAGGGAACTCCATTGACCACCCAGAAAGGCCCAAAGCCTTGGGCACACCGGATGACGCCCCGATAACCAACGGGAATCAAAGGAGAGAGTCCGGCCGCATTCGACCGCGCCATTCCACCGAAAGCCCGCACCTCAAGGGCCTGCCATCGGGAACGGACCACAATGCCCTGGTAGATCATCACCACGCGGAAGGCTTTATCTCCCGACGACCGCGGCCCTTTCCCTGTGGGACCGAGGACGGTGAGTCCGGTTGCGGAGCCTGGGACCACTCCCACGCCGCGCAACCGGACCCCCATTAGATTTTCATTGAACTCCAACGGGCCTGAAGTTCACCGTGAACGAATCCCGCTACAACCGCTCAAGCGGCAGGAGGGGGCGTACGCTGCGGCAGACGCCGTCGCTCGCCGCCGCCGCGGCCACCCGGCCCGCGTCCGGCACCCCGTAGGAGGTGGTCCGCTGCCGGACCCGCCGCCCGGTCGGGGCCACCATGGCCTCAAGCTCGGTGATCGTCTTGAAGGAGCCGTTCTCCGACCCCGCCATCCGGCTGATCGTCTCCTCCATCAGCGTGCCGCCGAGGTCGTTGACCCCGCCCTGGAGCACCTCGCGGCACAACCCGTCCTGGAGCTTCACCCAGGAACACTGGATGTTCTTGATCGCGCCGTGCAGGAGGATCCGGGCCAGCGCGTGCACGGCCCGGTTCTCCCGAGCGGTCGGTCCCGGCCGGGCGATCCCCGCCAGGTAGATGGGCGAGCTGTGGTGAACGAACGGCAGCAGCACGAACTCGGAGAATCCGCCGGTCTCCTCCTGGATGCGGCGGATCAACCTGATGTGCTGGACCCAGTGCGCGTGGTTGTCCACGTGGCCGTACATCATCGTGGACGTCGTCGGGATGCCGACCCTGTGGGCGGTGGAGATGACCTCGATCCACTCCCTGGTGGGGAGCTTGCCCTTGGTGAGCACCCAGCGGACGTCGTCGTCGAGGATCTCGGCCGCGGTGCCGGGGAGCGAGTCGACACCCGCCTCTCTGGCCGCGGTCAGCCAGTCCTCGATGGACAGGTTGGTACGGCTCGCGCCGTTGATGACCTCCATGGGAGAGAAGGCGTGAACGTGCATCTCCGGCACCCGGGCCTTGACCGCCCTGGCGATGTCGAAGTAGGCGCTGCCCGGCAGGTCCGGATGGATGCCGCCCTGCATGCACACCTCGGTGGCTCCGGCCTCCCATCCCTCCCAGGCCCGGTCGGCGACCTGCTCCAATGACAGGGTGTAGGCGTCGGCGTCGGTACGGCGCTGCGCGAAGGCGCAGAAGCGGCAGCCGGTGTAGCAGACGTTGGTGAAGTTGATGTTCCGGTTCACCACGTAGGTGACGTCGTCGCCGACCGCCTCCCTGCGGAGGCCGTCGGCGATCCGGCACAGCTCGTCCAGGGCCGCGTCGTCCGCCCCGGTGCCGTCGGGGTCACCGGCGACGTCGAGCAGGACGAGCGCCTGCGCGTCGGTGAGCCGGGCAGGGTCGGTCTCGGCCTGCCGCAGCGCCTGCCGTACATCGCCCCTGACCGCCGAGGAGGCGGCGGGGAGACGTTCCTTGAGCGCCTCCCAGTCGCCGTAGACGTTGTCGAAGTCGTCGCGACGGTCGTTGGTCCGGCCCTCGGTGTCGACGGCCGTGTGCAGGTCGGTGCGCCCCAGGGAGACGAAGCCGCCGTCCGGCTCCTGCCAGGGACGGCCGGCGAGGACCGCGTCCTCGCGGGCGAGGCCGGTCTCGGGGTCGGCGAGGGCGGCCACGTGGGCGTTGAGCCTGGGGTCGAGCCAGGGCTCCCCGGCGAGGACGAACTCCGGGTAGATCGTCAGCCGCTCGCGCAGGGTGAACCCGGTGGCGGCCGTACGGGCGGCGAGGTCCTCGATCTGGGGCCACGGGCGCTCGGGGTTGACGTGGTCGGGCGTCAGCGGGGAGACCCCGCCCCAGTCGTCGATGCCCGCCCTGATCATCAGGGCGTACTCGGAGTCGACCAGGTTCGGCGGCGCCTGCACCCGCATCTTGGGACCCAGCACCAGCCGGGTCACCGCGATCGTGGCGGCCAGCTCCTGCAGGTCGGCGTCCGGCATGCCGCGCATCGCGGTGTCCGGCTTTGCGCGGAAGTTCTGGACGATGACCTCCTGGAGCCCGCCGTACTCGCGCGCCACCTTGCGCAGCGCGAACACCGACTCGGCGCGGTCCTCGATCGTCTCGCCGATGCCGATGAGGATCCCGCTGGTGAACGGCACGTTCGTCCGCCCCGCGTCCTCCAGCACGCGCAGCCGCACCGCGGGATCCTTGTCCGGCGAGCCGTGGTGCGCCTGCCCCTTCTCCTCGAACAGCCGCCGTGAGGTCGTCTCCAGCATCATCCCCATGGACGGCGCCACCGGCTTGAGGCGCTGCAGGTCCTTCCAGGTCATGACGCCGGGGTTCAGGTGCGGCAGCAACCCGGTCTCCTCCAGCACCCGGATGGCCATCGCGCGGACGTAGGACAGCGTGTCGTCGTAACCGTGCGCGTCCAGCCACTCGCGGGCCTGGTGCCAGCGGTCCTCGGGCCGGTCGCCCAGGGTGAACAGCGCCTCCTTGCACCCCATCGCCGCACCCTGCCGGGCGATCTCAAGCACCTCGTCGGGGCTGAGGAACATGCTCTCCAGCTTGTGCGGGGCGGTGGCGAACGTGCAGTAGCCGCAGCGGTCCCGGCAGAGCCGGGTCAGCGGGATGAAGACCTTGCGGCTGTAGGTGATGATCCCTTGTCGCCCCACGGCCTCCAGTCCCGCGTCCCTGACCCGGCCTGCGTGCCCGAGCAGGGTCTCAAGGTGTTCGTTCCTGGCGTGAAGCAGAACGGTGGCTTCGGTCACATCGAGAGCTTTGCCGTCGCGGGCCCTGGCCAGGGCCCGGCGCATCGCGTTGTCGGTGGGGTTCACGCTCATGACCGCACAGTACGACGCGGCGCCCCTCGGTGAGGCGGCGGGTCCGGGGATAGGGCCGGAATAGCCCATCGGACGATTCAGTTTCACTAAACGATATACCCAAGCAAGTCTCGATAGACGTAAATGCTTGCAGATGCATACAGTAAAGACATCGCAGGAACACGTCCCTCAGGAGTCGAAAATGATCTGGTTTCTCCTCACCCTCGTCGCCGTCGCCGTCCTTGCTCCGCTCGTCGGAGCCGACACCCGCGACGGGCGCGACTGGCAGTCCTCAGCCCGTTGACGGCCGAAGACGGCGAGCTCAGAACGACCGGTAGTCTCGGGCGGCCATCCGCGGCCCCCGGGCGGGAGGCCGCTCACCGCCCAACCTCAGCAACAGGCTGACCCGGTGCCTGTGCCCCCGATAGGGAGCCAGCAGCCGCAACATCTCCGCGTCGTCGGCCCGGCGGCCGCTCAGCGACCAGCCCACCAGCGACGGCAGGTGGAAGTCACCCACCGACACCGCGTCCGCGTCACCGTGCGACCTCTGCCGCACCTCCGCCGACGTCCACACCCCGATCCCGGGCAGCGCCCGCAACAGCCGATCCGCCTCGGCGCTGCCCCCCGCCGCCTCCAGCTTCGCGGCGTGCCACGCGGCGTTCACGATCGTGCGCGCCCGTACGGCCTCCGCCCCCGCCCGGTGCCAGTCCCACGAGGGGATGGCCCGCCACACCTCGGGCTCAGGGAAGACCCGCATCCCCTCGGGCGCGGGCCCCGGCGCGGGCTCGCCGTACCGGCCGAGCAGCAGGCGCCACGCCCGCCACGCCTCGGCGCTCACGACCTTCTGTTCGAGCACGGCGGGCACGAGGGCCTCCAGCACCCGTGACGTCCGTCCGATCCTGAGCCCCTCGTAGCGCTTGGCCGCCCTCCTGACCACCTCGTGCTCGGGGGCGAACCCCGAGAGATCGTCATCGACGCCGAGCAGCGCGGGGAGCGTCTCCAGCAGCCACTCCGCTCCCGGCCCCCAGGCGGTGGCGGCGACATGCCCGTCCCGGGCGGACACCCGCAGCGTGCCCGGGCCGCCGGGCGTGCGCGAGGTCCGCCAGATACTCCCGTCGGGCGTCCTTCGCCAGGTGGGATCGCCGTTCCCGTGGCGGTGCCGCCCCAGCGTCAGCCCCAGATCGAGCGGCTGCTCCGACCGCCACCCCCGCTCCCTCACGACGCTCCGTACGGGATCTAAAGGTCGCTGGAGAAGCGAACCGCGCACTCGGGAAGCACGATGCCGGGCCAGACGCGGCTGCCGGCCAGCAACTCGTTGCCCGGTCCGACGACGGCCCCGTCGCCGACGACCACCTCGCGCAGAACCGCTCCGCAGTCGACCCGGGCGCCGATGCCGACCACCGAGTCGACCACGACCGCACCCGAGTGGATCACGCAGTCGTCGCCGAGCACGCTGCCGGAGACCTGGGCTCCGGACTCCACCGTCGCGCGGGCGCCGATCACCGAACCGCCGCCGACCTTGGCCTCGGCCGAGACCATGGCACCGGGCAGGGCGAGGAAGTCGCCGGTGGGACCGGGTAAGGCCGGCGAGACGAGGCGGCCGAGGACGAGGTCGCGGGAACCCTGGACGAAGGCGGCGGGGGTGCCGACGTCGAGCCAGTAGGACGCGTCGGCGTAACCGAGCACCAGGGCGCCGTCCTCGATCAGGCTGGGGAAGGTCTCCCGCTCGACCGAGACGACCTCGCCCGCCGGGATCGTGTCGATCACCGAGCGGGTGAAGACGTAGCATCCGGCGTTGATCCGGTTCGTGACCGGGTTCGGGGTCTTCTCCAGGAAGGCGGTCACCCGGCCCTCGTCGTCGGTCGGCACGCAGCCGAAGCGCGAGGGGTCTTCCACCTCGGTCAGGTGCAGGGTGACCGCGGCCCCCCCGGCGACGTGCATGTCGACCTGGTCGCGGATGTCGTGGCCGGACAGGATGTCGCCGTTGAGCACCAGCACCGGCGCGTCCGGGTCCGAGCTCAGCGCCTCGGCGGCGTTACGGATGGCGCCGCCGGTGCCGAGCGGGGTCTCCTCGGTCATGTATTCCAGGGAGAGCCCGAACGCCGCACCGTCTCCGAAGGCCTCGGAGAACATCTCCGCCCGGTAGGAGGTGGCGAACACGATGCGCCGCACCCCGAACGACCTGGCCCGCGCGAGCTGGTGGGCGAGAAAGGGAACCCCCGCCGTGGGGAGTAGCGGTTTGGGGGTGCCAAGCGTCAGCGGACGCAGGCGCGTCCCCTGTCCTCCGACGAGGAGAATCGCCTCGAGCTCCGGCAAAGGGGTCTCCATCATTCCGCGAGGCTAGCTCACTACTCGGCAGCGCGTTGGTAGGAGAGCAGATGGGCCTCCGCCGACGCCTCCCAGGTGAACTCCCTGGCCCGGACCATTCCCGCCGTGGACAGAACCTGCCTGCGCTCCGGCGAGGACAGCAGCGCCCGCAACGCGCCGGCGATGCTCACGTCGTCGGGCTCGGTGTAGGCGACCGCGTCGCCTCCCACCTCGGGCAGCGAGGTGCGGTGCGTGGTGAGCACCGGCGCGCCGCAGGCCATCGCCTCCAGGACCGGAAGCCCGAAGCCCTCACCCCTTGAGGGGAAGGCCGCCACGAGCGCGCCGCCGAGGAATCCCGACAGGTCGGCGAAGGCGAGGAATCCGGGGCGGAGCACCCGCACGGTCGACGGAACCTCGCTCACCGCGGCGTCCACGCCGGCGTCACGAATGCTCCCGGCCAGCACCAGCGCGGGCGGGTCGGCAAGGTCCTGAACCGCGCGCACGAAGCCGCGGATCAGGTTTGGCACGTTCTTACGGGGCTCCAGCGGGCCGAGGAAGGCGACATAGGGGGTGCCGTGCAGGCCGAGCCGGTCGGAGGCGTGCTTGACCTCGCTCTCGGACGGCCGGTGGAACAGCACCGGATCCACCCCGTGGTAGGCGACGTCGATCCGGGTGGGGTCGGCGGCGAGCACCCGGATCAGCTCGTCGCGGGTCGCCTTGGAGGGCACGATCACCCTGGACGCGTGCCGCACGGCCGTGCGGGTCGCCGAGCGGAAGAACGACGCCTTGACCGCGCTGTGCTGCGTGGGCTCGGTGAACCAGGTGAGGTCGTGCACGGTCGCCACGGTCGGCAGGCCCGACCGCAGCGGGATCGAGTAATACGGGGCGTGGATCACCTGCGCGCCGGCCTGCCGGGCGAGGAGCGGAAGGCCGGTCTGCTCCCAGGCCAGCCGGGCGGCCCGATTGGTGATCCCGTGAGGTCCCGGCACGATCCGGGCGGAGGGCGCGAGCCCGGCGTATCGTTCGGCGTCGGCACGCTGGCAGACGACCACAAGATCGGTGCCCATCCTGTCCAGGGCGGCGACGAGTCCATCGACGTACCTGATCAGCGCGCCGCGATCGGCCGGAACCGCAGCCGCGTCAACGAGCACTCGAGGCGTCAAGAAGGATCGCTCCCCTCAGAATCCACTCGGGACAGCCGTCCCCTTCTTCCATCAACTCTATTGCCAGAGTCTCTGAAAACGTGGGGGAAATCACACGGCTTTTCCCTGAACGGAATCACTCTGGGAGTCGACGGAACGCCGGGCGGCCAGACCCGCGAGGCCCGCGCAGATGAGATCGCCGAGAATGATCACAATCCTGGAGCAGAGTGCCGCCGCGATCGCCGACCCCCGGTCCAGCACCGGCGCCAGGACCACCACCATCGCCGCCTCGCGCACTCCCGCCCCCGCGGGGACCACGAACGTCATGATCCCCAGGCACCAGGACAGCGCGAACGCGCCGATGGAGAACACGATCATCGACACCCCCGAAAGCCCGAGCTCCTGGATGATCGCCGCCAGGTGCAGGCCGTACGCGGTCCAGCCGAGCAGCGCCCAGCCCAGCGCGGTGAGCATGCCCCTGCGGGTGAGCGGGCGCTCCAGCGGCTCGCGCCTCAGCTTCCGCAGCCCGAACCCGACGACCGCGTTGATCACCCGCGGCTCGAACACCACCGCGAGCACCGGGATCAGCAGGAACACCCAGGCGTACGGTGCGACGGACCCCGGCATGGCGGCCAGCAGCGTCACCGCCGAGATCAGCAGGCCGCTGGCGAGCTGCACCGGCAGCGTCAGGAAGAAGGCGGCGGCACTGCGGGACCTGGGCACGCCCAGCTCACGCCCCATCTCCATCTGGGCGATCACCGGCCAGAGCGAGCCGGGGATGTACTTGCCCAGCTGCCCGACGAAGAAGACCTTCGCCCCCGCGCGGAACGGCAGCGGCGAGCCGAGATCGGCCAGCAGCGCCCGCCACGTCATCATCCCGCCGCACAGCGCCGCGATCACCGCGACCAGCGACAGCACGAGCGACTGCCACGACAGCCGGGCGAACCCCGTCTGGATCTCGTCCCACTGCCCCACCACCACCCACGCGCCGAACCCGAGCGCGACGAGCAGGAAGGCGATGCGGACCAGGCGTTTCACGAGCGGCTCACAGGACGCGAACCGGGTCGGGCGGCTGCGGCAGGGACGCCCCCGCCGGGACGCGTCCGCTCTTGGTCGCCACCCACAGGTAGGTCGGCACCACCGGAAGCAGCGCGCGCAGGACGGGCCGCGGCATCCGGGACAGCACGCCCCCGGCCACGCGGCCGATC
It includes:
- a CDS encoding bifunctional FO biosynthesis protein CofGH, which translates into the protein MSVNPTDNAMRRALARARDGKALDVTEATVLLHARNEHLETLLGHAGRVRDAGLEAVGRQGIITYSRKVFIPLTRLCRDRCGYCTFATAPHKLESMFLSPDEVLEIARQGAAMGCKEALFTLGDRPEDRWHQAREWLDAHGYDDTLSYVRAMAIRVLEETGLLPHLNPGVMTWKDLQRLKPVAPSMGMMLETTSRRLFEEKGQAHHGSPDKDPAVRLRVLEDAGRTNVPFTSGILIGIGETIEDRAESVFALRKVAREYGGLQEVIVQNFRAKPDTAMRGMPDADLQELAATIAVTRLVLGPKMRVQAPPNLVDSEYALMIRAGIDDWGGVSPLTPDHVNPERPWPQIEDLAARTAATGFTLRERLTIYPEFVLAGEPWLDPRLNAHVAALADPETGLAREDAVLAGRPWQEPDGGFVSLGRTDLHTAVDTEGRTNDRRDDFDNVYGDWEALKERLPAASSAVRGDVRQALRQAETDPARLTDAQALVLLDVAGDPDGTGADDAALDELCRIADGLRREAVGDDVTYVVNRNINFTNVCYTGCRFCAFAQRRTDADAYTLSLEQVADRAWEGWEAGATEVCMQGGIHPDLPGSAYFDIARAVKARVPEMHVHAFSPMEVINGASRTNLSIEDWLTAAREAGVDSLPGTAAEILDDDVRWVLTKGKLPTREWIEVISTAHRVGIPTTSTMMYGHVDNHAHWVQHIRLIRRIQEETGGFSEFVLLPFVHHSSPIYLAGIARPGPTARENRAVHALARILLHGAIKNIQCSWVKLQDGLCREVLQGGVNDLGGTLMEETISRMAGSENGSFKTITELEAMVAPTGRRVRQRTTSYGVPDAGRVAAAAASDGVCRSVRPLLPLERL
- the cofD gene encoding 2-phospho-L-lactate transferase, which produces MRIVSLAGGIGGARFLRGLLTAAPSSEITVIGNTGDDISLYGLRVCPDLDTVMYTLGGGINEEQGWGRQKESHVVKEELAAYGVEPQWFGLGDRDFATHIVRTQMLDAGYPLSAVTEALCARWEPGVRLIPMSDDRTETHVVISDEQGRRAVHFQEWWVRLRASVPAEQIILVGADEAKPAPGVLQAIADADLVILPPSNPVVSIGTILQIKGIREALDAKTVVGVSPIIGGAPVRGMADACLTAIGVETTAQAVLDLYGSPLIDGWLVAEEDAGVGLDGVSVEARPLIMHDVESAAAIARAALDLATRIAARRGAATQDGDAR
- a CDS encoding DNA-3-methyladenine glycosylase family protein — encoded protein: MRERGWRSEQPLDLGLTLGRHRHGNGDPTWRRTPDGSIWRTSRTPGGPGTLRVSARDGHVAATAWGPGAEWLLETLPALLGVDDDLSGFAPEHEVVRRAAKRYEGLRIGRTSRVLEALVPAVLEQKVVSAEAWRAWRLLLGRYGEPAPGPAPEGMRVFPEPEVWRAIPSWDWHRAGAEAVRARTIVNAAWHAAKLEAAGGSAEADRLLRALPGIGVWTSAEVRQRSHGDADAVSVGDFHLPSLVGWSLSGRRADDAEMLRLLAPYRGHRHRVSLLLRLGGERPPARGPRMAARDYRSF
- a CDS encoding NDP-sugar synthase, with translation MMETPLPELEAILLVGGQGTRLRPLTLGTPKPLLPTAGVPFLAHQLARARSFGVRRIVFATSYRAEMFSEAFGDGAAFGLSLEYMTEETPLGTGGAIRNAAEALSSDPDAPVLVLNGDILSGHDIRDQVDMHVAGGAAVTLHLTEVEDPSRFGCVPTDDEGRVTAFLEKTPNPVTNRINAGCYVFTRSVIDTIPAGEVVSVERETFPSLIEDGALVLGYADASYWLDVGTPAAFVQGSRDLVLGRLVSPALPGPTGDFLALPGAMVSAEAKVGGGSVIGARATVESGAQVSGSVLGDDCVIHSGAVVVDSVVGIGARVDCGAVLREVVVGDGAVVGPGNELLAGSRVWPGIVLPECAVRFSSDL
- a CDS encoding lysylphosphatidylglycerol synthase transmembrane domain-containing protein → MKRLVRIAFLLVALGFGAWVVVGQWDEIQTGFARLSWQSLVLSLVAVIAALCGGMMTWRALLADLGSPLPFRAGAKVFFVGQLGKYIPGSLWPVIAQMEMGRELGVPRSRSAAAFFLTLPVQLASGLLISAVTLLAAMPGSVAPYAWVFLLIPVLAVVFEPRVINAVVGFGLRKLRREPLERPLTRRGMLTALGWALLGWTAYGLHLAAIIQELGLSGVSMIVFSIGAFALSWCLGIMTFVVPAGAGVREAAMVVVLAPVLDRGSAIAAALCSRIVIILGDLICAGLAGLAARRSVDSQSDSVQGKAV
- a CDS encoding glycosyltransferase family 4 protein — protein: MTPRVLVDAAAVPADRGALIRYVDGLVAALDRMGTDLVVVCQRADAERYAGLAPSARIVPGPHGITNRAARLAWEQTGLPLLARQAGAQVIHAPYYSIPLRSGLPTVATVHDLTWFTEPTQHSAVKASFFRSATRTAVRHASRVIVPSKATRDELIRVLAADPTRIDVAYHGVDPVLFHRPSESEVKHASDRLGLHGTPYVAFLGPLEPRKNVPNLIRGFVRAVQDLADPPALVLAGSIRDAGVDAAVSEVPSTVRVLRPGFLAFADLSGFLGGALVAAFPSRGEGFGLPVLEAMACGAPVLTTHRTSLPEVGGDAVAYTEPDDVSIAGALRALLSSPERRQVLSTAGMVRAREFTWEASAEAHLLSYQRAAE
- a CDS encoding coenzyme F420-0:L-glutamate ligase, giving the protein MRVEIFPISGIPEVREGDDVGELIVAAMPGLRDGDILVVTSKISSKAEGRTRRGVDRTEAIAAETERVVARRGETVIAQTAHGFVMAAAGVDASNTEPGTVVLLPVDPDASAVAVRARIRERLGVSVGVIISDTFGRTWRNGQTDMAVGIAGVTPALDYRGLSDDHGNALEVTLTAVADEFAAAGDLVKGKLAQTPVAVIRGMTEYTTEEDGPGVRELVRPSEDDMFRYGSRDVVFARRTIREFSGEPVDGASVRRAVDAAIAAPAPHHTTPWRFVLLESPGIREKLLDAMREAWIADLRGDGFSEESIAKRVKRGEVLRAAPYIAVPCLVMEGSHTYRDDRRNASEREMFVVAAGAGVQNFLVQLAMEGLGSAWVSSTMFCRDVVREVLDLPLGWDPMGAVAIGHPAAPPRDRPPRRAADFIVVR